In Methylotenera mobilis JLW8, the following are encoded in one genomic region:
- a CDS encoding glutamate synthase-related protein — translation MATDLSKQIGSENALAAHDDAVAVNPDLYAGRPAKQGLYRPSNERDACGVGFVAHIKGKKSHDIVQKGLELLTNLTHRGATGYDPKLGDGAGLLMQMPDAFMRKEAAKLGIELPAVGQYAVGNVFLPQTASNRAACEALFTTIIAEENQILLGWRDVPVDNSNIAQAARDVEPTMRQVFIATSGTDQNVFERKLFVIRKRIEHAVRALELTDHAAFYMPSLSSRTIVYKGMLLANEVGIYYQDLNDESVVSALALVHQRFSTNTFPAWDLAHPFRMIAHNGEINTVQGNVNWMAARHEAMRSTVIGEDLEKLWPLIAEGQSDSACFDNCLELLVAGGYSLPHAMMMLIPEAWSGNPLMDEERRAFYEYHAALMEPWDGPAAVAFTDGRMVGATLDRNGLRPARYLVTDDDIVMMASEMGVLTFPQEKIVKKWRLQPGKMLLIDMEQGRIIDDAEVKKELATAKPYKQWIEKSRYFLSDMPKVQGELELAADLLDTQQAFGYTQEDIKFILQPMIQSGEEGSGSMGNDAALPVLSAKPKVLYNYFKQLFAQVTNPPIDPIREELVMSLITFIGPKPNLLGLDETTPPMRLEASQPVLMLDELEQLKAIATLTQNQYKSLVLDITYPATQGKAGMAAAVASITKAASDAVQNGFNILILSDRNVSADRVAIPALLACSATHEHLVKAGLRTSTGLVVDTGSAREVHHFALLAGYGAEAVCPWLTFETIKDLATDSYVANKNFVKAISKGLYKVMSKMGISTYQSYCGAQIFEAIGLNSEFVEQYFTGTVTNIEGIGLDQVSEEAVRLHTAAFGVDPVLANHLEAGGEYAYRVRGEEHTWTPESVAKLQNATRTGQYDTYKEYAKLINDQSRRHMTLRGLFEIKSAGAAIPLEQVEPAKEIVKRFATGAMSLGSISTEAHATLAIAMNRIGGKSNTGEGGEDAKRFIPVANATTMADVLGANLIESNINLKAGDSMRSSIKQVASGRFGVTAEYLANADQIQIKMAQGAKPGEGGQLPGHKVSEYIAKLRFSVPGVGLISPPPHHDIYSIEDLAQLIHDLKNANPKASISVKLVSETGVGTVAAGVAKAKSDHIVIAGHDGGTGASPISSIKHAGAPWELGLSETQQTLVLNQLRGRVVVQVDGQMKTGRDVVIGALLGADEFGFATAPLVVEGCIMMRKCHLNTCPVGVATQDPELRKRFTGQPEHVVNYFFFVAEEVRELMASMGIAKFDDLIGRPDLLDMQAGIDHWKISGLDFSKVFHQPDMPASVSRKNNDVQDHGLVNALDNQLVALAAPALEKGDKVVLDLPITNTNRTVGTMLSNQVATRYGNAGLPHDTIHVNFTGTSGQSFAAFLAKGITFNLTGEGNDYVGKGLCGGRIVIKPPTTFRGISHENIIVGNTVMFGATTGESYFSGVAGERFCVRNSGATAVVEGVGNHGCEYMTGGTVVVLGVTGQNFAAGMSGGVAYVYDEDGLFAKRCNMGMVSLEKVEHVDNVAPDAVHHLDQPDEVTLLALINKHAEYTGSGRAKALLADWDNARAKFVKVMPNEYKRALIELAEDKALVAA, via the coding sequence ATGGCAACAGATTTAAGTAAGCAAATTGGTTCTGAAAACGCACTGGCTGCACATGATGATGCAGTTGCAGTTAATCCTGATTTGTATGCAGGGCGACCAGCAAAACAAGGTTTATACAGACCTTCAAACGAGCGCGATGCTTGTGGCGTTGGTTTCGTAGCACATATTAAAGGCAAAAAAAGTCACGATATCGTGCAAAAAGGTTTGGAGCTATTAACCAACCTAACGCACCGTGGCGCAACCGGCTATGACCCTAAGTTGGGTGATGGCGCTGGTTTGCTAATGCAAATGCCGGATGCCTTCATGCGCAAAGAAGCTGCCAAGCTTGGTATTGAGCTGCCTGCGGTAGGTCAATATGCAGTAGGTAATGTGTTCTTGCCGCAAACTGCGAGCAACCGTGCTGCCTGTGAAGCGCTATTCACAACGATCATTGCAGAAGAAAATCAAATCTTGCTGGGCTGGCGTGATGTGCCAGTAGATAACAGCAATATTGCACAAGCTGCGCGCGATGTAGAGCCGACCATGCGTCAGGTGTTTATCGCGACTAGCGGCACAGATCAAAACGTATTCGAGCGTAAACTGTTCGTGATTCGTAAACGTATCGAGCATGCAGTACGCGCGCTTGAATTAACTGACCACGCAGCGTTCTACATGCCTTCATTGTCATCACGTACCATCGTGTACAAAGGCATGTTGCTAGCGAACGAAGTTGGCATCTACTACCAAGATCTAAACGATGAAAGCGTTGTGTCAGCATTAGCTTTAGTGCACCAACGTTTCTCTACCAATACTTTCCCAGCTTGGGACTTGGCACATCCGTTCCGCATGATTGCGCACAACGGCGAAATCAATACCGTACAAGGTAACGTGAACTGGATGGCGGCTCGTCACGAAGCGATGCGCTCAACCGTGATTGGCGAAGATTTGGAAAAACTATGGCCATTAATCGCCGAAGGTCAATCTGACTCTGCCTGTTTCGATAACTGCTTAGAGTTATTGGTAGCGGGTGGCTATAGCTTGCCGCACGCGATGATGATGTTGATTCCAGAAGCATGGTCAGGCAATCCACTGATGGATGAAGAGCGCCGCGCGTTCTACGAATACCACGCTGCATTGATGGAACCATGGGATGGCCCAGCAGCGGTAGCGTTTACTGATGGTCGTATGGTGGGTGCTACGCTAGACCGTAATGGTTTGCGTCCAGCACGTTACTTGGTAACAGATGATGACATCGTGATGATGGCGTCTGAAATGGGTGTGTTGACATTCCCACAAGAAAAAATCGTTAAAAAATGGCGTCTGCAACCAGGCAAAATGTTGTTAATCGACATGGAGCAAGGCCGCATTATTGATGACGCAGAAGTGAAAAAAGAGCTGGCTACTGCCAAGCCTTACAAACAATGGATTGAAAAATCACGTTACTTCTTGAGCGATATGCCAAAAGTACAAGGCGAGCTAGAGTTGGCTGCAGATTTATTAGATACACAGCAAGCATTTGGCTACACCCAAGAAGACATCAAGTTTATCTTGCAGCCGATGATTCAAAGCGGTGAAGAGGGTTCAGGCTCTATGGGTAACGACGCTGCATTGCCAGTGTTGTCAGCGAAACCAAAAGTCTTGTACAACTACTTCAAGCAATTGTTCGCACAAGTGACTAACCCACCTATCGACCCGATTCGTGAAGAGTTGGTGATGTCATTGATCACCTTCATTGGCCCTAAACCAAACTTGTTAGGTTTAGACGAAACCACACCGCCTATGCGTTTAGAGGCGAGCCAGCCAGTATTGATGCTGGATGAGTTGGAGCAATTGAAAGCGATTGCTACCTTAACGCAAAACCAATATAAATCATTGGTGTTAGACATTACCTACCCTGCCACACAAGGTAAAGCGGGTATGGCAGCAGCGGTTGCCAGCATCACTAAAGCAGCTTCAGATGCGGTGCAAAATGGCTTCAATATCTTAATCTTGTCTGACCGCAACGTAAGTGCAGACCGCGTGGCTATTCCTGCGCTGCTGGCTTGTTCAGCAACGCATGAGCATCTAGTTAAAGCAGGCTTAAGAACCAGCACTGGTTTGGTGGTAGATACCGGTTCAGCACGTGAAGTGCATCACTTTGCATTGTTGGCAGGTTACGGCGCAGAGGCAGTTTGTCCATGGCTCACTTTTGAGACCATTAAAGACTTGGCAACAGATAGCTATGTTGCGAATAAGAACTTTGTAAAAGCAATCAGCAAAGGCTTATACAAAGTGATGTCTAAAATGGGCATTTCTACTTACCAGTCTTACTGCGGCGCACAGATTTTTGAAGCGATCGGTTTAAATAGTGAGTTTGTAGAGCAGTACTTCACTGGCACGGTGACAAATATTGAAGGTATTGGCTTAGATCAAGTGTCTGAAGAGGCTGTGCGTCTGCATACTGCTGCTTTCGGCGTTGACCCGGTATTGGCAAACCACCTAGAAGCAGGCGGCGAGTACGCTTACCGTGTGCGTGGTGAGGAGCATACATGGACGCCTGAGTCTGTAGCGAAGCTGCAAAATGCAACACGTACCGGTCAATACGACACCTACAAAGAATATGCTAAGTTAATTAACGACCAATCACGCCGTCACATGACGCTACGTGGCTTGTTTGAAATCAAATCAGCAGGCGCGGCGATTCCATTAGAGCAAGTAGAGCCAGCAAAAGAAATCGTTAAACGTTTTGCTACTGGCGCGATGTCATTGGGTTCTATCTCAACAGAAGCGCATGCAACACTAGCGATTGCGATGAACCGTATCGGCGGTAAATCTAACACTGGTGAAGGTGGTGAAGACGCTAAGCGCTTTATCCCTGTGGCTAACGCAACCACCATGGCTGACGTGCTGGGTGCGAATTTGATTGAGAGTAACATCAATCTAAAAGCTGGCGACTCAATGCGCTCCAGCATTAAGCAGGTGGCATCAGGCCGTTTCGGTGTGACTGCTGAGTACCTGGCAAATGCAGACCAGATTCAAATTAAAATGGCGCAAGGTGCTAAACCAGGCGAAGGCGGTCAATTACCAGGCCATAAAGTATCAGAGTACATCGCTAAATTGCGTTTCTCTGTGCCAGGCGTTGGCTTGATCTCACCTCCTCCACACCATGATATTTACTCGATTGAAGATTTAGCGCAGTTGATTCATGACTTGAAAAACGCTAATCCTAAAGCTTCGATTTCAGTAAAATTAGTATCTGAAACTGGCGTGGGTACGGTAGCTGCTGGTGTGGCGAAAGCTAAATCTGACCATATCGTGATCGCAGGTCATGATGGCGGTACTGGTGCATCCCCTATTTCTTCTATCAAGCACGCAGGTGCGCCGTGGGAGTTAGGTTTGTCTGAAACACAGCAAACCTTGGTATTGAACCAATTGCGCGGCCGCGTGGTAGTGCAAGTTGATGGTCAAATGAAAACTGGCCGTGACGTGGTGATCGGCGCCTTGCTAGGTGCGGATGAGTTCGGTTTTGCTACTGCTCCATTGGTCGTTGAAGGCTGTATCATGATGCGTAAGTGTCACTTGAACACTTGCCCAGTGGGTGTGGCGACACAAGACCCAGAGTTGCGTAAACGCTTCACAGGTCAACCAGAGCACGTAGTGAACTACTTCTTCTTCGTTGCCGAAGAGGTACGTGAGTTGATGGCATCTATGGGTATCGCTAAGTTTGACGACCTGATTGGTCGCCCAGATTTGTTGGATATGCAAGCCGGTATCGACCACTGGAAAATCAGCGGCCTGGACTTCAGCAAAGTGTTCCACCAACCAGATATGCCAGCAAGCGTGTCACGTAAGAATAACGACGTGCAAGACCACGGTTTGGTTAACGCATTAGATAACCAATTAGTTGCATTAGCAGCACCAGCGTTGGAAAAAGGCGACAAAGTAGTATTGGATCTGCCTATCACCAACACTAACCGTACCGTAGGTACCATGTTGTCTAACCAAGTGGCTACCCGTTACGGTAACGCTGGTTTACCACACGACACTATCCATGTGAATTTCACAGGTACATCAGGCCAAAGCTTTGCTGCATTCCTGGCGAAAGGCATTACCTTTAACCTAACTGGCGAAGGCAATGACTACGTAGGTAAAGGTCTATGCGGTGGCCGTATTGTGATCAAACCACCAACAACCTTCCGTGGTATTTCACACGAGAACATCATTGTGGGTAACACCGTGATGTTTGGTGCAACGACCGGTGAGAGCTATTTCAGCGGCGTAGCTGGTGAGCGTTTCTGTGTACGTAACTCAGGCGCTACCGCAGTGGTTGAGGGTGTAGGTAACCACGGTTGCGAATACATGACAGGCGGTACAGTCGTGGTGTTAGGCGTGACTGGTCAAAACTTTGCAGCTGGTATGAGTGGTGGCGTAGCTTATGTTTACGATGAAGATGGCTTATTTGCAAAACGCTGCAATATGGGTATGGTGTCTTTAGAGAAAGTTGAGCATGTTGACAATGTGGCGCCAGATGCAGTGCATCATTTGGATCAGCCAGATGAAGTAACCTTGCTGGCTTTAATCAACAAGCATGCTGAATATACAGGCAGTGGCCGCGCTAAAGCGCTACTTGCTGACTGGGATAACGCACGTGCCAAGTTTGTTAAAGTAATGCCAAACGAATACAAAC
- the hemL gene encoding glutamate-1-semialdehyde 2,1-aminomutase, whose product MTSSNQALFEKSQQLIPGGVNSPVRAFRSVGGTPIFFKKGLGSKLWDVDGKEYIDYINSWGPMIVGHAHPDVIGAVQAVAANSLSFGAPTGLELEMAALINKLVPSMEQVRLVSSGTEATMSAIRVARGFTGRNKLVKFEGCYHGHSDALLVKAGSGLLTFGEPSSAGVPAEVAAHTLTLEYNNTQQLKELFAKAGDEIACVIIEPVVGNMNLIVPHMEFLQTLRELCTQHGTVLIFDEVMTGFRVHLGGAQALYGIKPDMTTLGKVIGGGLPVGAFGGRKDIMQCLAPLGAVYQAGTLSGNPVAVTAGLETLKLIQVPEFHAKLAAKTKKLVDGLVAAAKEAGVVFSAQSVGGMFGLYFSEQCPTSFAEIMQSNKDNFNLFFHSMLESGIYLGPSAFEAGFVSAAHTDADIALTLAAAKKAFAAVAAR is encoded by the coding sequence ATGACTTCATCTAATCAAGCTCTTTTTGAGAAATCACAACAACTTATTCCTGGTGGCGTTAATTCGCCGGTGCGTGCGTTCCGTAGCGTAGGCGGTACGCCTATCTTTTTCAAAAAAGGCCTGGGTTCTAAGCTGTGGGACGTTGATGGTAAAGAGTACATTGATTACATCAACTCTTGGGGGCCGATGATCGTTGGTCACGCGCACCCGGATGTGATTGGTGCAGTGCAGGCGGTTGCAGCTAATAGCTTGTCATTTGGCGCGCCAACCGGCTTGGAGCTGGAAATGGCGGCGCTAATCAATAAACTGGTGCCCAGCATGGAGCAAGTGCGCTTGGTGAGCAGTGGTACCGAAGCCACCATGAGTGCGATTCGTGTGGCGCGCGGCTTTACCGGCCGTAATAAATTGGTGAAGTTTGAAGGTTGCTACCACGGTCACTCCGATGCGTTATTGGTAAAAGCGGGTTCTGGTTTGCTGACATTTGGCGAGCCTAGCTCAGCGGGTGTGCCGGCGGAAGTGGCAGCGCATACATTGACACTTGAATACAACAACACGCAGCAATTAAAAGAGTTGTTTGCAAAAGCTGGCGATGAAATCGCCTGTGTGATTATTGAGCCTGTGGTCGGCAATATGAACCTAATAGTGCCACATATGGAGTTTCTGCAAACCTTGCGCGAGCTATGTACGCAACATGGTACGGTGCTGATTTTTGATGAAGTGATGACTGGTTTTCGTGTGCATCTAGGCGGCGCGCAGGCGCTATATGGCATTAAGCCGGATATGACAACGCTAGGTAAAGTAATCGGTGGTGGTTTGCCGGTGGGTGCGTTCGGCGGGCGTAAAGATATTATGCAGTGCTTAGCACCACTGGGTGCGGTGTATCAGGCTGGTACCTTGTCAGGTAACCCAGTGGCGGTAACGGCCGGTTTGGAAACCTTGAAACTGATTCAGGTGCCGGAGTTTCATGCCAAGCTTGCTGCGAAAACTAAAAAGCTGGTGGATGGCTTGGTGGCTGCAGCAAAAGAAGCGGGTGTTGTATTTAGTGCGCAAAGCGTTGGCGGTATGTTTGGTCTGTATTTCAGTGAGCAATGTCCTACCAGCTTCGCTGAAATAATGCAGAGCAATAAAGATAACTTCAATCTATTCTTCCACAGCATGCTGGAGTCAGGCATCTATTTAGGGCCATCTGCGTTTGAGGCTGGTTTTGTGTCTGCAGCGCATACGGATGCTGATATCGCTCTTACTTTAGCGGCGGCTAAAAAAGCATTTGCTGCAGTGGCTGCTCGCTAG
- the thiE gene encoding thiamine phosphate synthase translates to MSVIKGLYAITPDEQDTDTLLSKVEAALQGGIGVLQYRNKLADHKLQTQQARALLPLCRQYQVPFIINDSIKLCLTLDADGVHLGADDGNLAEARARLGSHKLLGASCYNRFDLALSAQQLGADYVAFGACFASSTKPNAPVAGLHLFTQAKAELKVPSVAIGGITLENAALAIAAGANSIAVINAIFNADDVKLTSQQFTKLFQS, encoded by the coding sequence ATGAGCGTGATTAAAGGGTTGTACGCCATTACGCCTGACGAGCAGGATACCGATACCCTGCTGTCCAAGGTAGAAGCGGCCTTGCAAGGCGGCATCGGCGTGTTGCAGTATCGCAACAAGCTGGCCGACCACAAGCTGCAAACACAGCAGGCGCGCGCCTTGTTGCCGCTGTGCCGTCAATATCAAGTGCCATTCATTATTAATGACTCCATCAAGCTATGTCTGACCTTGGATGCGGATGGTGTGCACTTGGGTGCAGATGATGGCAACTTGGCCGAAGCGAGGGCTAGGTTAGGTAGCCATAAGCTCTTGGGCGCATCTTGTTATAACCGTTTTGATCTGGCATTGTCAGCACAGCAGCTAGGTGCAGATTATGTGGCTTTTGGCGCCTGCTTTGCTTCTAGTACCAAGCCCAATGCACCGGTAGCTGGCTTGCATTTATTTACGCAGGCAAAAGCCGAACTTAAGGTACCTAGCGTTGCAATCGGCGGTATCACCTTGGAAAATGCAGCATTAGCGATTGCTGCTGGCGCAAACTCCATAGCGGTCATCAATGCAATTTTTAATGCAGATGACGTAAAATTAACCTCTCAACAATTTACAAAGCTATTTCAATCATGA
- the thiD gene encoding bifunctional hydroxymethylpyrimidine kinase/phosphomethylpyrimidine kinase produces the protein MANQAPPSVLTFAGTDPSSGAGLQADILTFASIGCHPLSVVTAITAQDTVGVDGVLAMDSDWVNDQARAILEDVQVSAFKLGLLGSVENIAVIAEIMADYPDIPLLIDPILTSGRGDDLSNDEMMEAMMELLFPQATLITPNSLEARRFAFADEADEVGLTSLDESAARLLAMGSEYVLITGTHERTTEVTNTLYGEDKLIKAYKWERLPGSYHGSGCTLTSAIAACMAHGLSIEDAVLEAQEYTWQTLKNGFRPGMGQYIPDRMFWARDEEDTTAGSGDGSAKTH, from the coding sequence ATGGCAAACCAAGCACCTCCCTCAGTTTTGACATTCGCAGGTACAGACCCTAGTAGCGGTGCTGGGCTGCAGGCAGATATTCTTACTTTTGCCAGTATCGGCTGCCATCCTTTGTCGGTGGTAACTGCTATCACGGCGCAGGATACTGTGGGTGTAGATGGTGTGCTGGCGATGGACTCCGACTGGGTGAATGATCAGGCGCGCGCTATTTTAGAAGACGTGCAGGTGTCTGCATTCAAATTGGGTTTGCTTGGTTCGGTGGAGAATATTGCGGTGATTGCCGAAATTATGGCGGATTACCCGGATATTCCGCTGTTGATAGACCCTATCCTAACCTCTGGCCGTGGTGATGATTTAAGCAATGACGAAATGATGGAAGCCATGATGGAGCTGCTGTTCCCGCAGGCAACGTTAATTACGCCTAATAGCTTAGAGGCACGCCGCTTTGCGTTTGCCGATGAGGCGGATGAGGTGGGTTTGACCTCACTGGATGAAAGCGCAGCCCGTTTGCTGGCCATGGGAAGTGAGTACGTACTGATTACCGGCACGCATGAGCGTACTACGGAGGTGACGAACACCCTGTATGGTGAAGATAAGCTGATTAAAGCCTATAAATGGGAGCGCTTGCCTGGTAGTTATCATGGTTCTGGCTGCACACTGACCAGTGCCATTGCTGCGTGCATGGCGCATGGACTGAGCATAGAGGATGCCGTGTTGGAGGCGCAGGAATATACATGGCAAACCCTGAAAAATGGCTTCAGGCCTGGTATGGGGCAATATATTCCAGACCGTATGTTCTGGGCGCGTGACGAAGAAGACACTACCGCTGGCAGCGGTGACGGCAGCGCAAAAACCCATTAA
- a CDS encoding ArnT family glycosyltransferase, with protein sequence MSRTQTKAFLYFIALILFVIALRIVLMTSIPLLDTTEARYGELARVTATGNYWLMPHMSADQPFFAKPPLATWFAASSWLAFGHNEFALRLPSLLMVLLSSLALLYGAQSLKLTRQQWLFATFVMLTAPIGFISAGAVMTDATQLAVVTWAMVLLWRLQTSATPLKSDQYGLWIVLGIGAIAKGLATWVLIGLPVLLFWVCSSREVIYSHIKKIWFWPGILLFIGLVLAWYIPAEIYYPGFLKYFIVGEHFQRFLEPGWKGDMYGTAHRQAIGMIWLYWAASIAIWLPLFVYSMVKDKPLINTKLDAETKWLWACVLAPLLFFTLSRNIIWTYTLTALPAFALLTAKFWSTIGHRFKRVMQVLIAAWLILATFASLVWIPQQTETRSVRKLVQTAHSQHPSLPLYAYSSDQFSLSYYTSGQIQLIEDYAAVTNLLQQPDTLLIANAKLAPQLTANGQAVIIANNNYHVLLMTKHK encoded by the coding sequence ATGTCGCGCACCCAAACAAAAGCTTTTCTCTATTTCATCGCACTAATTTTATTCGTCATTGCACTGCGCATCGTATTGATGACTAGCATTCCTTTGCTGGACACCACAGAGGCTCGTTATGGCGAATTGGCCCGCGTGACGGCAACCGGCAATTACTGGTTAATGCCGCATATGTCGGCAGACCAGCCCTTTTTTGCTAAACCACCGCTCGCCACATGGTTTGCGGCCTCTAGCTGGCTAGCCTTTGGTCACAATGAGTTTGCGCTGAGGTTGCCTTCATTGCTTATGGTGCTGTTATCCAGCCTTGCGCTGTTATACGGCGCACAAAGCCTAAAGCTGACACGCCAGCAATGGCTGTTTGCTACGTTTGTGATGCTGACTGCACCGATTGGCTTTATTAGTGCCGGCGCGGTGATGACCGATGCCACCCAGCTCGCCGTTGTTACCTGGGCGATGGTGTTGTTATGGCGCTTGCAAACAAGTGCGACACCATTAAAGTCGGACCAATATGGCTTATGGATAGTGCTGGGGATAGGAGCTATTGCTAAAGGGCTGGCGACTTGGGTGCTGATTGGCTTACCTGTATTGCTGTTCTGGGTCTGTTCATCACGTGAGGTGATTTATAGCCACATCAAGAAAATATGGTTTTGGCCAGGTATATTGCTATTCATCGGCTTAGTATTGGCCTGGTATATCCCTGCGGAAATTTATTATCCGGGCTTTCTCAAGTATTTTATTGTCGGTGAACACTTCCAGCGCTTTCTTGAGCCCGGTTGGAAGGGTGATATGTATGGCACCGCACATCGCCAAGCCATAGGCATGATCTGGCTATACTGGGCAGCATCTATCGCTATCTGGCTGCCGCTATTTGTTTACAGCATGGTTAAAGATAAGCCGCTAATCAACACCAAGCTAGACGCAGAGACAAAATGGTTATGGGCGTGTGTGCTAGCGCCATTATTGTTTTTTACCCTGTCGCGCAACATCATCTGGACCTACACCTTAACGGCGTTACCCGCTTTTGCGCTATTAACAGCCAAATTCTGGTCAACCATAGGCCACCGTTTTAAGCGGGTAATGCAGGTGTTAATTGCGGCTTGGCTCATTTTAGCCACGTTCGCCAGCCTGGTATGGATTCCGCAACAGACGGAAACCCGCTCTGTACGCAAACTGGTGCAAACGGCGCACAGCCAACACCCAAGCTTGCCGCTATATGCGTATAGCTCTGATCAGTTTTCCTTAAGTTACTACACCAGCGGACAGATTCAACTGATAGAGGATTACGCTGCTGTAACCAACTTACTGCAACAGCCAGACACGCTGCTCATTGCCAACGCAAAACTCGCGCCGCAGTTAACCGCAAATGGGCAGGCCGTAATTATTGCCAACAATAATTACCACGTGTTATTAATGACAAAACACAAGTAG
- a CDS encoding TolC family protein: protein MPAFGANSGVSYPRTIALTFMLLGGIAASFTATAAPNYSIHQIISIAAEQNPLLNIYKAREDAATASVITAKTYANPELELQGGPTRYRTPGGLGSSGNWVVGISQPLDYPSVRNAKIHMAEQNIAVASLSTEVTKRELITRVKSAFYDVLQREAFLSLTEADYKLLKDIRDRVKLRVEVGESPKYELIKANTEALAAERDYQSAKTRVMEGKAYLRGLVSAAIPENFNLVGELPIASSLPQIDALREQMHDSPQLKQIRAAIKTSEANLRLQDELRNPGLSLKAGVEQDPDLRQFRIGVAIPIPVWDKRSGPIAHAAAELKEVHAVLSDRELTIQRDIESAYQRYLIAQQQVSAFEDGLLEQAESVLKVAEAAYRFGERGILDYLDAQRTKRAVRKDYLSARYEYINAMLTIERLLGYELLEVKP from the coding sequence ATGCCTGCATTTGGTGCAAATTCAGGGGTAAGTTACCCCCGAACCATAGCTTTAACATTTATGTTATTGGGCGGTATCGCTGCTAGTTTCACGGCAACGGCTGCGCCCAATTACTCCATTCATCAAATTATTAGCATTGCTGCCGAGCAAAATCCGCTGCTTAATATTTACAAAGCGCGCGAAGACGCCGCCACGGCCTCGGTCATTACCGCTAAAACCTATGCCAACCCAGAACTTGAACTGCAAGGTGGCCCCACGCGCTACAGAACCCCTGGCGGGCTAGGCTCTAGCGGCAACTGGGTAGTGGGCATCTCGCAACCTCTAGATTACCCAAGTGTGCGCAATGCCAAAATTCATATGGCAGAACAGAACATCGCGGTAGCCTCGCTAAGCACAGAGGTCACCAAAAGAGAATTAATCACCCGTGTAAAAAGCGCGTTTTATGATGTGCTACAGCGTGAGGCTTTTCTTAGCCTGACCGAAGCCGACTATAAATTATTAAAAGACATTCGTGACCGTGTGAAACTAAGGGTAGAAGTAGGCGAGTCCCCCAAGTACGAACTGATTAAAGCCAACACAGAGGCGCTGGCAGCGGAGCGCGATTATCAATCGGCCAAAACACGTGTGATGGAAGGCAAGGCTTACCTAAGAGGCTTAGTCAGCGCCGCCATTCCGGAAAATTTTAACTTGGTTGGTGAGCTGCCGATTGCCAGCAGCCTGCCGCAAATTGATGCATTGCGCGAGCAGATGCACGACTCACCGCAGTTGAAGCAGATTCGTGCTGCCATCAAAACTTCTGAAGCAAATTTACGTTTACAGGACGAATTGCGCAACCCTGGGCTCAGCCTGAAGGCAGGGGTGGAGCAAGACCCGGACTTGCGCCAGTTCCGCATCGGGGTGGCGATACCGATTCCGGTTTGGGACAAACGTAGCGGCCCAATTGCGCATGCTGCGGCCGAGCTAAAAGAAGTGCATGCTGTACTCAGTGACCGCGAACTCACCATCCAGCGCGATATTGAATCAGCGTACCAGCGTTATCTGATTGCACAGCAGCAAGTTTCCGCATTTGAAGATGGTCTGCTGGAGCAGGCTGAATCGGTACTTAAGGTCGCAGAAGCTGCTTATCGCTTTGGTGAGCGCGGCATTCTGGATTATCTAGATGCGCAACGTACTAAGCGTGCGGTCAGAAAAGACTACTTATCTGCACGCTACGAATACATAAACGCCATGCTCACCATAGAGCGTTTACTTGGCTATGAACTTTTGGAGGTTAAACCATAA